A region from the Agrobacterium cucumeris genome encodes:
- the motA gene encoding flagellar motor stator protein MotA encodes MNIVIGLIITFGCIIGGYMAMGGHLDVLIQPFELLIIGGAGLGGFIMANPMKVVKDSGKALGEAFKHSVPKERNYLDVLGVLYSLMRDLRTKSRNEIEAHIDNPEESSIFQSAPSVLKNKELTSFICDYVRLIIIGNARSHEIEALMDEEIETILYDKLKPYHAITTMGDSFPAIGIVAAVLGVIKAMGKINESPEVLGGLIGAALVGTMLGIILSYSICNPLASQVKIVRSKQHRLYIIVKQTLIAYMNGSVPQVALEYGRKTISNYERPSIDAVEQEMMNPGGENKAA; translated from the coding sequence ATGAATATTGTAATTGGACTTATAATCACCTTCGGCTGCATCATCGGCGGCTACATGGCGATGGGCGGCCATCTGGACGTCCTCATTCAGCCGTTCGAACTGTTGATTATCGGCGGAGCGGGGCTTGGCGGCTTCATCATGGCGAACCCGATGAAGGTCGTGAAGGATTCGGGCAAGGCGCTCGGCGAGGCCTTCAAACACTCGGTCCCGAAAGAGCGCAACTATCTCGACGTGCTCGGCGTGCTTTATTCGCTGATGCGCGACCTGCGCACGAAATCGCGCAACGAGATCGAAGCGCATATCGACAATCCGGAAGAATCCTCGATCTTCCAGTCGGCGCCCTCGGTTCTGAAGAACAAGGAACTGACCTCGTTCATCTGCGACTACGTTCGCCTCATCATCATCGGCAATGCCCGCAGCCACGAAATCGAGGCGTTGATGGATGAAGAAATCGAAACCATCCTCTACGACAAGCTGAAGCCATACCACGCGATCACCACCATGGGCGATTCCTTCCCCGCCATCGGTATCGTCGCGGCGGTTCTCGGCGTCATCAAGGCCATGGGCAAGATCAACGAATCGCCCGAAGTGCTGGGTGGCCTCATCGGCGCCGCACTCGTCGGCACCATGCTCGGCATCATCCTGTCCTACTCGATCTGCAACCCGCTCGCATCGCAGGTCAAGATCGTCCGCTCCAAGCAGCACCGCCTCTACATCATCGTCAAGCAGACGCTGATCGCCTACATGAACGGCTCGGTGCCGCAGGTCGCGCTTGAATATGGCCGCAAGACCATCTCCAACTACGAGCGGCCGTCCATCGACGCCGTCGAGCAGGAGATGATGAATCCCGGCGGCGAAAACAAGGCGGCATGA
- a CDS encoding DUF1217 domain-containing protein, with product MTSTYTSYRLISQDIGKSLERVSKQPDVARETEYYRAKIGDVKSIDDFMADTRLYNYALKAHGLEDMAYAKAFIRKVLTEGTSDKNAFANKLSDNRYADLAKSLNFAELGKAATTTEAAQSGTIEKYARQTLEQTAGDDNNGVRLALYFERKAPTIKSGMDFLADDALAQVFRTAFNLPDEFAAASVEKQAALIEKSVKIKDLQDPEKVGKLLERFTIMWEMQNPSTTYDPLAVFGSSSGYGISPDLLISINSLKLGGK from the coding sequence GTGACTTCCACCTACACCAGCTACAGACTGATCAGTCAGGACATCGGTAAATCGCTTGAGCGCGTGTCGAAGCAGCCTGACGTGGCGCGCGAAACCGAATATTACCGGGCAAAAATCGGCGATGTGAAATCCATCGACGACTTCATGGCCGATACACGCCTTTATAATTACGCGCTGAAAGCCCACGGCCTTGAGGACATGGCCTATGCGAAAGCCTTCATCCGCAAGGTGCTGACGGAAGGCACCTCGGACAAGAATGCCTTCGCCAACAAGCTTTCCGACAATCGTTATGCGGATCTGGCGAAATCGCTGAATTTTGCCGAGCTGGGAAAAGCTGCGACCACGACCGAGGCGGCACAATCGGGCACCATAGAGAAATATGCCCGCCAGACGCTGGAGCAGACAGCCGGCGATGACAATAACGGCGTCCGGCTTGCCCTTTATTTCGAGCGCAAGGCGCCGACGATCAAATCAGGCATGGATTTCCTGGCCGATGACGCGCTCGCGCAGGTGTTCCGCACAGCCTTCAACCTGCCTGACGAATTTGCCGCTGCAAGCGTCGAGAAACAGGCCGCTCTCATCGAAAAATCAGTCAAGATCAAGGATCTGCAGGATCCTGAAAAGGTCGGCAAGCTGCTGGAGCGTTTCACCATCATGTGGGAAATGCAAAACCCCTCAACGACCTACGACCCCCTGGCCGTTTTCGGCTCCTCCAGCGGCTACGGCATTTCCCCGGACCTGCTGATTTCCATCAACTCCCTGAAACTCGGAGGCAAATGA
- the fliI gene encoding flagellar protein export ATPase FliI, whose protein sequence is MTMPETMLSAEAISPKLAQLASLAGHYADPEFSVAPGGHVRTIAAGHYTVSGLSRHVRLGEFVAHRSTTGIHLGEVVRVEPDICYVCPIEPGEPIGIHDTVIRKGAFRVAPDDNWCGRTINALGESIDGQGPLSSGTERRSISNNAPPSMTRKRVETPFKTGVRAIDIFSPLCLGQRLGIFAGSGVGKSTLLSMLAKADAFDKVVIALVGERGREVREFIEDTMGENMSKSIAVVATSDESPMLRKMAPLSAVTIAEHFRDKGDNVLLIIDSVTRFAHAIREVAVASGEPPVARGYPASVFTELPRLLERAGPGAEGTGTITAIVSILVDGDNHNDPIADSTRGILDGHIVLDRSLAEEGRYPPINPLASISRLAKKAWTPDQEKLVSRLKALVHRFEETRDLRLIGGYRPGTDPDLDMAVKQVPIIYETLKQLPNEPAAQDAYADLATALRGGVQNNQPQVNPRMRG, encoded by the coding sequence ATGACAATGCCGGAAACCATGCTCTCGGCTGAGGCTATTTCACCGAAGCTTGCCCAACTGGCGAGCCTCGCCGGACACTATGCCGATCCGGAGTTTTCGGTGGCGCCGGGCGGCCATGTCCGCACCATCGCCGCCGGACACTATACGGTTTCCGGCCTGTCGCGGCATGTGAGGCTTGGCGAGTTCGTCGCCCATCGCAGCACGACAGGCATCCATCTCGGCGAAGTCGTGCGTGTGGAGCCGGATATCTGTTACGTCTGCCCCATCGAACCCGGTGAACCGATCGGCATCCACGACACCGTCATCCGCAAGGGCGCTTTCCGCGTCGCGCCTGACGACAACTGGTGCGGGCGCACCATCAATGCACTTGGCGAATCTATCGACGGCCAGGGGCCGCTTTCCTCGGGTACCGAGCGCCGGTCGATCTCCAACAACGCGCCGCCATCCATGACGCGCAAGCGTGTGGAGACGCCTTTCAAGACCGGCGTGCGGGCAATCGATATTTTCTCTCCCTTGTGCCTCGGCCAGCGCCTCGGCATTTTCGCCGGTTCGGGCGTCGGCAAATCCACGCTGCTGTCGATGCTCGCCAAGGCCGACGCTTTCGACAAGGTAGTGATTGCGCTGGTCGGCGAACGCGGACGCGAAGTGCGCGAATTCATCGAAGACACGATGGGCGAGAATATGAGCAAGTCCATCGCTGTCGTTGCGACGAGCGATGAAAGCCCGATGCTGCGCAAGATGGCGCCGCTTTCCGCCGTCACCATTGCCGAGCACTTCCGCGACAAGGGCGACAACGTCCTTCTCATCATCGACAGCGTCACCCGTTTTGCCCATGCGATCCGCGAAGTGGCGGTTGCCTCCGGCGAGCCGCCGGTGGCGCGCGGTTATCCGGCCTCGGTCTTTACCGAACTGCCGCGCCTTCTGGAACGGGCGGGACCGGGCGCCGAAGGCACCGGCACCATCACCGCCATCGTCTCCATTCTGGTCGATGGCGACAACCACAACGATCCGATCGCCGATTCGACCCGCGGTATTCTCGACGGCCATATCGTGCTGGATCGAAGCCTTGCCGAAGAAGGCCGTTATCCGCCGATCAATCCGCTCGCCTCGATCTCGCGTCTCGCTAAGAAGGCATGGACGCCGGACCAGGAAAAGCTGGTCTCGCGCCTGAAGGCGCTGGTGCATCGCTTCGAGGAAACGCGGGATCTGCGGCTCATCGGCGGTTACCGGCCCGGCACCGATCCCGATCTCGACATGGCGGTAAAGCAGGTGCCGATCATCTACGAAACGCTGAAACAGCTTCCAAACGAACCGGCCGCGCAGGACGCCTATGCCGATCTCGCGACGGCGCTGCGTGGCGGAGTGCAGAACAATCAGCCGCAGGTAAACCCGAGAATGAGAGGCTGA
- the flgC gene encoding flagellar basal body rod protein FlgC: protein MDPLSAASKIAGSGLEVQSTRLRVVSENIANARSTGDTPGADPYRRKTVTFGSELDRVSGVERVTVKKLGVDRGDFVNEYDPGNPAADTNGMVKMPNVNILIEMADMREANRSYDANLQVIRQTRDLVASTIDLLKASQ, encoded by the coding sequence ATGGATCCCTTGAGTGCGGCGAGCAAGATCGCGGGCAGCGGCCTGGAAGTGCAGTCCACCCGACTGCGCGTCGTGTCCGAAAACATCGCCAACGCCAGATCGACCGGCGACACCCCCGGCGCCGACCCCTATCGCCGCAAGACCGTTACCTTCGGTTCCGAGCTCGACCGCGTCAGCGGCGTGGAGCGCGTGACGGTGAAGAAGCTCGGCGTCGACCGTGGTGACTTCGTCAACGAATATGATCCCGGCAACCCGGCCGCCGACACCAACGGCATGGTGAAGATGCCGAACGTCAACATCCTGATTGAAATGGCCGACATGCGCGAAGCAAACCGCAGCTATGACGCCAACCTTCAGGTCATCCGCCAGACACGCGACCTCGTCGCCTCCACCATTGACCTTCTGAAGGCATCGCAATGA
- the flgF gene encoding flagellar basal-body rod protein FlgF, whose amino-acid sequence MQSGLYVALSSQIALERRLTTISDNMANVNTVGFRGSEVKFDEMVAKNHNDMNAKVAFVSQGNDYLSTRQGAFEQTGNSFDFAIKGDAWFSMETPDGQILSRDGRFTMRPDGALISSNGYPVLDAGGGPIQLNPNGGPITVGLDGAIRQNENIVATLGIFRADFSQGFLRHPNSGVKPVAQPIPVVNDHEVGVVQGYLEQSNVNGISQMTQLIQVNRAFESISSLMRDTESTFGEGIKTLGGAR is encoded by the coding sequence ATGCAATCCGGACTATATGTCGCCCTGTCCTCGCAGATCGCGCTGGAGCGCCGTCTCACCACCATTTCCGATAATATGGCGAATGTGAACACGGTCGGCTTCCGCGGCTCCGAAGTGAAATTCGACGAAATGGTCGCCAAGAACCACAATGACATGAATGCCAAGGTGGCCTTCGTTTCACAGGGCAACGACTATCTCTCCACCCGCCAGGGCGCTTTCGAGCAGACCGGCAATTCCTTCGACTTCGCCATCAAGGGCGACGCCTGGTTCTCGATGGAAACGCCTGATGGCCAGATTCTCAGCCGCGACGGTCGTTTCACCATGCGCCCGGACGGCGCGCTGATCTCGTCGAACGGTTATCCCGTCCTTGATGCGGGTGGCGGCCCCATCCAGCTCAATCCGAATGGCGGACCGATCACAGTCGGCCTCGACGGTGCCATCAGGCAGAACGAGAATATCGTCGCCACGCTCGGCATCTTCAGGGCAGATTTCTCGCAAGGTTTCCTGCGCCATCCCAATAGCGGCGTGAAGCCCGTGGCCCAGCCGATACCGGTCGTCAACGATCACGAGGTCGGCGTCGTTCAGGGCTATCTCGAACAGTCGAACGTCAACGGCATTTCCCAGATGACGCAGCTCATTCAGGTCAACCGGGCCTTTGAGAGCATTTCCTCGCTGATGCGCGATACCGAATCCACCTTCGGCGAAGGCATCAAGACGCTTGGCGGCGCGCGTTAA
- the flgB gene encoding flagellar basal body rod protein FlgB, producing the protein MQPIQLFDLASRQAEWLSVRQEVVATNIANANTPKFHAKDVSPFEAVMQATSQQVGMAKTHPAHFGASNLSENIAVRDNPVNNEIGMQESGNSVALAEEMTKTGEIKRQYDLNANLVKSFHRMMLMTVKR; encoded by the coding sequence ATGCAACCGATTCAACTGTTCGATCTGGCATCCCGCCAAGCGGAATGGCTGAGCGTGAGGCAGGAAGTCGTGGCGACCAACATCGCCAACGCCAACACCCCCAAGTTCCACGCCAAGGATGTCAGCCCTTTCGAAGCGGTCATGCAGGCCACCAGCCAGCAGGTCGGCATGGCAAAGACCCATCCCGCGCATTTTGGCGCGAGCAACCTCAGCGAAAATATCGCCGTGCGTGACAACCCGGTCAATAACGAGATCGGCATGCAGGAATCCGGCAATTCGGTCGCGCTTGCGGAAGAAATGACCAAGACCGGCGAGATCAAGCGGCAGTACGACCTGAACGCCAATCTGGTCAAATCCTTCCATCGCATGATGCTGATGACGGTTAAGAGGTAA
- the flgA gene encoding flagellar basal body P-ring formation chaperone FlgA, giving the protein MRFGRKNNSCRTALVRMCLASAFSLVAMAPAFAQAPMALVPTRTIYPGEAITPEQVKPVEVTNPNISSGYATDISEVEGMISKQTLLPGRTIPVAALREPSLVVRGTSVKLVFTIGNMTLMASGTPMTDGSLGEVVRVRNIDSGVMVSGTVMKDGTIQVMAK; this is encoded by the coding sequence ATGAGGTTTGGCCGAAAAAATAACAGCTGCAGAACGGCGCTCGTCCGTATGTGCCTGGCGTCTGCCTTTTCACTGGTTGCCATGGCGCCGGCTTTCGCCCAGGCGCCGATGGCGTTGGTTCCCACCCGCACCATCTATCCGGGCGAGGCGATTACGCCCGAGCAGGTGAAACCGGTGGAAGTGACCAATCCCAACATTTCCTCAGGTTACGCGACCGATATCAGCGAAGTGGAGGGCATGATCTCCAAGCAGACCTTGCTTCCCGGCCGCACCATTCCGGTTGCGGCATTGCGCGAACCATCGCTGGTGGTGCGCGGCACCAGCGTCAAGCTCGTTTTCACCATCGGCAACATGACGCTGATGGCGTCGGGAACGCCGATGACCGACGGCTCACTGGGTGAAGTGGTTCGGGTGCGCAACATCGATTCCGGCGTGATGGTCAGCGGCACGGTCATGAAGGACGGAACCATTCAGGTGATGGCGAAATGA
- a CDS encoding MotE family protein has product MMELLKNQALPNGLVRFAAVASLLFLLPAAGAESQQNVVSELSTQDEIQKFCTNIADAARDQRYLMQKQELEKLQADVNERISVLEDRKAEYEDWLARREHFLAQAKANLVDVYKTMKPDAAAPQLEKMHVEIAAAIIMQLPPRQSGLILSEMDAQKAATVAGIMSQATDKNTSKDPS; this is encoded by the coding sequence ATGATGGAACTTCTTAAAAACCAAGCCCTGCCGAATGGTCTTGTCCGGTTCGCAGCCGTTGCCTCCCTGCTTTTCCTGCTGCCGGCCGCCGGCGCCGAAAGCCAACAGAATGTGGTGTCGGAACTGAGCACGCAGGATGAAATCCAGAAATTCTGCACCAACATTGCCGATGCCGCCCGCGACCAGCGTTACCTGATGCAGAAGCAGGAGCTTGAAAAGCTTCAGGCCGACGTCAACGAGCGCATCTCCGTGCTGGAAGACCGCAAGGCGGAATACGAGGACTGGCTGGCGCGCCGCGAGCATTTCCTCGCCCAGGCGAAAGCCAATCTCGTCGATGTCTACAAGACGATGAAGCCGGATGCCGCCGCACCCCAGCTCGAGAAGATGCATGTGGAGATTGCGGCCGCCATCATCATGCAGCTGCCACCGCGCCAGTCCGGCCTCATCCTCAGCGAGATGGATGCGCAGAAAGCCGCCACTGTCGCCGGCATCATGTCGCAGGCAACCGATAAAAACACTTCGAAGGATCCTTCATGA
- a CDS encoding flagellar hook-basal body complex protein FliE yields MIDGIKQLSSLSLTRGASDISSLTESVFGSQQTTPAQQTGASFASVLGNVSLDAMNNLKKAEVASFEGIQGKANTREVVDAVLSAEQSLQTAIALRDKIVSAYLDITKMQI; encoded by the coding sequence ATGATCGACGGCATCAAGCAACTCAGTTCCCTTTCGCTCACGCGCGGCGCAAGCGACATCTCCTCGCTGACGGAAAGCGTTTTCGGCAGCCAGCAGACGACGCCCGCCCAGCAGACGGGCGCAAGCTTCGCGAGCGTTCTCGGCAACGTATCGCTGGATGCGATGAACAACCTGAAGAAGGCGGAAGTCGCCTCCTTCGAAGGCATTCAGGGCAAGGCGAACACGCGTGAAGTGGTCGATGCCGTGCTTTCGGCCGAGCAATCGCTGCAGACCGCCATCGCGCTGCGCGACAAGATCGTGTCGGCCTATCTCGACATTACCAAGATGCAGATCTAG
- the fliN gene encoding flagellar motor switch protein FliN, with the protein MATKKTPVTDDAELPSLEDAGDLDQAIGDLRGVLKTDAEGSLSDFGDFGDFGSTDDASTETDLSAFGGGAADFGMDDFAAAPQVAGVKAPLGSGLSENMELIMDIPIDVQIVLGTSRMLVSGLMSLEEGATIALDRKIGEPVEIMVNGRRIARGEITVLEDDDTRFGVKLIEVMSTRKA; encoded by the coding sequence ATGGCTACGAAGAAAACACCTGTGACCGATGATGCGGAGCTGCCGTCGCTGGAAGATGCCGGCGACCTCGACCAGGCTATCGGCGATCTGCGTGGCGTCCTCAAGACGGATGCAGAAGGTTCGCTGTCCGATTTTGGCGACTTCGGCGATTTCGGAAGCACGGATGATGCTTCCACGGAAACCGACCTTTCTGCCTTCGGTGGCGGAGCGGCCGATTTTGGAATGGATGATTTTGCTGCCGCCCCGCAGGTCGCGGGTGTGAAGGCGCCGCTTGGCAGCGGATTGTCCGAAAACATGGAACTGATCATGGACATCCCGATCGATGTCCAGATCGTTCTCGGCACCAGCCGTATGCTGGTTTCGGGGCTGATGAGCCTTGAAGAGGGTGCGACGATTGCGCTTGACCGCAAGATTGGCGAGCCGGTCGAGATCATGGTGAATGGCCGCCGTATTGCGCGCGGTGAGATAACGGTACTTGAAGACGACGATACGCGCTTCGGCGTAAAATTGATTGAAGTAATGAGTACCAGAAAAGCCTGA
- the fliG gene encoding flagellar motor switch protein FliG: MMDFEDFGNPLAGKPLSQADKAAAVLLAMGKGVAGKLLKFFTQHELQMIISSAQTLRVIPPDELAQIVAEFEDLFTEGTGLMDNAKAIESILEEGLTPEEVDSLLGRRAAFQAYEASIWDRLQEAEPEFVGKFLLREHPQTIAYILSMLPSSFGAKVLLTIPEEQRADIMNRTVNMKEVSPTAAQIIEKRVINLINEIEAERNAGGSTKVADLMNELEKPQVDTLLSSLETLSKEAANKVKPKIFLFDDLMFMPQRSRVMLLNDVSADVLTMALRGATMEIKECVLSSISPRQRRMIESDLAVPQASVNTREVAIARRAVAQEAIRLANSGQIQLKEAGAEEQSAAA, from the coding sequence ATGATGGACTTCGAGGATTTCGGTAACCCCCTTGCGGGCAAGCCGTTGTCTCAGGCCGACAAGGCGGCCGCGGTGCTGCTTGCCATGGGCAAGGGCGTCGCCGGCAAGCTGCTGAAGTTTTTCACGCAGCACGAATTGCAGATGATCATTTCCTCGGCCCAGACCCTGCGCGTCATTCCTCCGGATGAACTCGCGCAGATCGTGGCGGAGTTCGAAGACCTGTTCACCGAAGGAACGGGTCTCATGGACAATGCCAAGGCAATTGAAAGCATTCTCGAAGAAGGACTGACCCCTGAAGAGGTGGACAGCCTGCTTGGCCGCCGTGCCGCCTTCCAGGCCTATGAAGCCTCGATCTGGGATCGCCTGCAGGAGGCGGAGCCGGAATTCGTCGGCAAGTTCCTGCTGCGCGAGCATCCCCAGACCATCGCCTATATCCTCTCCATGCTGCCCTCGTCCTTCGGTGCCAAGGTTCTCCTGACCATTCCCGAAGAGCAGCGCGCCGATATCATGAATCGCACGGTGAACATGAAGGAAGTGAGCCCGACGGCTGCCCAGATCATCGAGAAGCGTGTGATCAATCTGATCAACGAGATCGAGGCGGAACGCAATGCGGGCGGCTCCACGAAGGTTGCCGATCTGATGAACGAGCTGGAAAAGCCGCAGGTCGATACGTTGCTCAGCTCGCTCGAGACGCTCAGCAAGGAAGCCGCAAACAAGGTCAAGCCGAAGATCTTCCTCTTCGACGACCTCATGTTCATGCCGCAGCGCAGCCGCGTCATGCTGCTCAACGATGTTTCGGCCGACGTTCTGACCATGGCGCTGCGTGGCGCCACGATGGAAATCAAGGAATGTGTGCTGTCCAGCATCAGCCCACGCCAGCGCCGCATGATCGAATCGGATCTTGCCGTACCGCAGGCCTCGGTCAATACCCGCGAAGTGGCGATTGCCCGCCGCGCGGTCGCCCAGGAAGCGATCCGTCTGGCCAATTCCGGCCAGATCCAGCTGAAGGAAGCCGGTGCGGAAGAACAATCGGCCGCCGCTTGA
- a CDS encoding FliM/FliN family flagellar motor switch protein, producing the protein MTMAKAAAQRAPAIDTALLAKLTGGLSDRKTIARIGSDIGHLYSEFLPDIFHSETGIAIDVEYIGSESGLMTDLIANVGQNVSVADCSLRNWCPNFMMAVGNGFVIALMERMLGAAPDTIGEPDERNLSHIELDLAAMVLGRIAGVLRSGVNAPGGFEATIDPPFSANGKSAFDEMIAGLYGVTIRMKIDIGKVSSEFSLIVPQRPLLKTSIVAPKASAQALKKQEEWMEMISQQVKRSQVTLEARIKLETLTLRTISKLVAGDVIPFQDLKQDDIGVEVSANGSKLYNCEFGKSGERYMVRVKNNVSTDDEILRHLMG; encoded by the coding sequence ATGACCATGGCAAAAGCTGCAGCGCAAAGAGCCCCCGCCATCGACACCGCCCTGCTTGCGAAGCTGACGGGAGGACTTTCCGACCGCAAGACGATCGCCAGGATCGGCTCCGATATCGGTCATCTCTACAGCGAATTCCTGCCCGATATCTTTCACAGCGAGACCGGCATCGCGATCGACGTCGAATATATCGGTTCCGAATCGGGGCTGATGACCGATCTCATCGCCAATGTCGGTCAGAATGTATCGGTTGCCGATTGTTCGCTGCGCAACTGGTGCCCCAATTTCATGATGGCGGTCGGCAACGGCTTTGTCATCGCGCTCATGGAGCGCATGCTGGGTGCGGCACCCGACACCATCGGCGAACCCGACGAGCGCAACCTGTCGCACATCGAGCTTGACCTTGCGGCCATGGTTCTTGGCCGCATCGCGGGCGTACTGCGTTCCGGCGTCAACGCGCCGGGCGGTTTCGAGGCGACAATCGACCCGCCGTTCAGTGCCAATGGAAAAAGCGCCTTCGACGAGATGATTGCCGGCCTTTACGGCGTCACCATCCGCATGAAGATCGATATCGGCAAGGTTTCATCGGAGTTTTCTCTCATCGTGCCGCAGCGGCCACTGCTCAAGACCTCCATCGTCGCACCCAAGGCTTCGGCCCAGGCGCTGAAGAAGCAGGAGGAATGGATGGAGATGATCTCGCAGCAGGTGAAGAGATCGCAGGTAACGCTCGAGGCGCGCATCAAGCTCGAAACGCTGACCTTGCGGACGATTTCCAAACTGGTGGCCGGCGATGTCATTCCGTTTCAGGATCTGAAGCAGGACGATATCGGCGTCGAGGTCAGCGCCAACGGCTCCAAGCTCTATAATTGCGAATTCGGCAAGTCCGGTGAGCGCTACATGGTTCGGGTGAAGAACAATGTCAGCACGGACGACGAGATTTTGCGACATCTGATGGGTTAA
- the flgG gene encoding flagellar basal-body rod protein FlgG — protein MRALAIAATGMDAQQTNLEVIANNIANINTTGYKRARAEFTDLLYQTERMQGVPNRANQAIVPEGANIGLGVQTSAVRNIHTQGNLIETGNKLDVAIIGQGWFQIEAADGSTLYSRAGAFNKNADGNLVTVDGYNVIPNINIPTDAQDITVTRTGQVTARIGNAADFTELGQLTIANFANEAGLKPLGDNLFAQTPASGDAVIGVPDDPSYGYIKQSYLEGSNVDAVKEITDLITAQRAYEMNSKVITTADEMASIVSKNLK, from the coding sequence ATGAGAGCTCTTGCAATCGCCGCCACCGGTATGGACGCCCAGCAGACCAATCTGGAAGTCATCGCCAACAACATCGCCAACATCAACACCACCGGCTACAAGCGCGCGCGTGCGGAGTTCACCGATCTGCTCTACCAGACCGAGCGCATGCAGGGCGTGCCAAACCGCGCCAACCAGGCGATCGTGCCGGAAGGTGCCAATATCGGTCTCGGCGTACAGACGTCCGCCGTCCGCAACATTCACACCCAGGGCAACCTGATCGAGACCGGCAACAAGCTGGATGTGGCGATCATCGGCCAGGGCTGGTTCCAGATCGAGGCAGCTGACGGTTCGACGCTCTACAGCCGCGCCGGCGCTTTCAACAAGAACGCCGACGGCAATCTGGTGACGGTCGATGGCTATAATGTCATTCCCAACATCAACATCCCGACCGACGCGCAGGACATCACCGTTACCCGCACGGGTCAGGTGACGGCCCGTATCGGCAATGCCGCTGACTTCACCGAACTTGGCCAGCTGACCATTGCCAACTTCGCCAACGAAGCCGGCCTGAAGCCGCTCGGCGACAACCTCTTTGCCCAGACGCCGGCTTCCGGCGACGCGGTCATCGGCGTGCCTGACGATCCGAGCTACGGCTACATCAAGCAATCCTACCTTGAAGGCTCGAACGTCGACGCCGTCAAGGAAATCACCGACCTGATCACGGCGCAGCGCGCCTATGAGATGAATTCCAAGGTCATCACCACCGCTGACGAAATGGCATCGATTGTCAGCAAGAACCTGAAGTAA